A genomic stretch from bacterium includes:
- a CDS encoding penicillin acylase family protein, which yields MKIKRDEFGVPLIEADDLEELFFLFGYAQAEDHLLPMLLNFREAMGRLSEVLGEEGIERDLRSRAYAMDRFAERDLRWASEEERKILRAFVKGINRFIRENENSLPEWAREEVDERDVLAFLRWCLLPFGEGRTLNKIWTSFGSNQFAISPTRTKDGSTILSIAPHLPFQRPFQWYEAHLRGVGFDVRGVSFFGIPMITMGHNRDIAWSYTVNPVNVGDVYEERLSLAGDKYFYEDSWREIEEEEVELSVMGRGGIKKIKFKLRRSHRGPIIYEEDGRAYSVRLSLFDAESILSFLIRVAKARNLSEFKEAFKRPGFHMFNVLYGDREGNIYYLCNALAPIRSPNYDWSKPVPGWLRETEWQGFYPFEKLPQIENPPCGYLQNCNVDPTHITVEQYLRWEDFPPFLLEPAYTGRSKRLLALLEGNSAISLEDAIAYSFDVLDMTAEEWKPRLIGEYNALIHNIGEGREILAQAINLLREWDNKDDLESRGSYLFGLWADKFSQREDKDEMGVLLELLSAGEEMLRRLGRLDVRWGDFHIIKRGDMEYPSAGAGFSTTESLHLATGRLREDGKVEGESGTSFLMIVELGERVRSWSLLPFGNSENPESPHFADQAPLFSERRLKPAYEGDSS from the coding sequence ATGAAAATCAAAAGAGATGAGTTCGGCGTTCCCTTAATTGAGGCTGACGATTTAGAGGAACTTTTCTTCCTCTTCGGCTATGCGCAAGCAGAGGACCACCTCCTCCCAATGCTCTTAAATTTCAGAGAGGCGATGGGAAGGCTGAGCGAGGTCCTCGGAGAGGAGGGGATTGAGAGGGATTTAAGAAGCAGGGCATATGCTATGGATAGGTTTGCGGAAAGGGATTTAAGATGGGCTAGCGAAGAGGAAAGGAAGATTTTGCGAGCTTTCGTGAAAGGAATAAATAGATTCATAAGGGAGAACGAGAACAGCCTTCCGGAATGGGCAAGGGAGGAAGTGGATGAGAGGGATGTCCTTGCTTTTCTCCGCTGGTGCCTCTTGCCCTTTGGGGAAGGCAGGACTCTGAACAAGATTTGGACATCCTTCGGCTCAAATCAATTCGCCATATCCCCAACACGAACAAAAGACGGGTCAACTATTCTCTCCATAGCTCCCCATCTTCCCTTTCAGCGCCCCTTCCAATGGTATGAAGCCCATCTTCGTGGTGTGGGATTTGATGTGCGGGGTGTATCGTTTTTCGGCATCCCAATGATAACTATGGGGCATAATAGGGATATAGCTTGGTCCTATACGGTCAATCCCGTGAACGTGGGAGATGTATACGAGGAGAGGTTGAGCCTTGCGGGAGACAAGTACTTTTATGAAGATAGTTGGCGGGAGATTGAGGAAGAGGAAGTTGAGTTGAGTGTAATGGGGAGGGGCGGAATAAAGAAGATAAAATTTAAATTAAGAAGGTCCCATCGTGGTCCGATAATTTATGAAGAAGATGGGAGGGCTTATTCCGTCCGGCTGAGCTTGTTTGATGCTGAATCTATACTTAGTTTCCTGATTAGAGTTGCGAAAGCGAGAAATCTAAGCGAATTCAAGGAGGCGTTCAAAAGACCGGGTTTCCATATGTTCAATGTCCTTTATGGGGATAGGGAGGGGAATATATATTATCTCTGTAATGCTCTCGCTCCCATCCGCTCTCCCAATTATGATTGGTCAAAGCCAGTGCCTGGGTGGTTGAGGGAGACGGAATGGCAGGGTTTCTATCCCTTTGAAAAGCTTCCCCAGATAGAGAACCCTCCCTGTGGCTATCTGCAAAATTGCAATGTTGACCCAACCCATATAACGGTTGAGCAATATCTCAGATGGGAGGATTTCCCGCCATTTCTCTTGGAACCCGCCTACACGGGAAGGAGCAAGAGATTGCTTGCCCTTTTGGAGGGGAACTCGGCGATAAGCTTGGAGGATGCGATAGCTTATTCCTTTGATGTTTTGGATATGACAGCCGAGGAATGGAAGCCTCGCTTGATAGGCGAATATAATGCCCTTATACACAATATAGGAGAAGGAAGGGAGATATTGGCGCAGGCGATTAATCTCTTGAGGGAATGGGATAACAAGGACGATTTGGAAAGCAGGGGAAGCTATCTTTTTGGCTTATGGGCGGATAAATTCTCGCAAAGGGAGGATAAGGATGAGATGGGGGTGCTGCTTGAACTCTTATCGGCTGGAGAGGAGATGTTGAGGAGATTGGGCAGGTTGGATGTGAGGTGGGGGGATTTTCACATCATCAAGAGAGGGGATATGGAATATCCCAGCGCTGGCGCGGGTTTTTCCACGACCGAGTCGCTTCATCTCGCCACAGGAAGATTGAGGGAGGACGGGAAGGTGGAAGGGGAATCGGGGACATCCTTCTTGATGATAGTGGAGCTTGGGGAGAGGGTTCGTTCTTGGAGTCTCCTTCCCTTCGGCAACAGCGAAAACCCTGAATCTCCCCATTTCGCCGACCAAGCTCCCCTATTCTCTGAAAGGAGGTTGAAGCCTGCTTATGAAGGAGATTCTTCTTGA
- the rbsC gene encoding ribose ABC transporter permease (functions to transport ribose at high affinity; forms a complex with RbsA2C2B), giving the protein MGNKGKNGYAFLKLSIGRASTFLVFLFICLLFFTLERIFSPNPRFLTLDNISNILRQVSVYAILAVGETFVILTAGIDLSVGSVLALCGAISAGLSLSHPLWLAILSGILLGVAIGTFQGLIIAKGGVPPFVATLGTMAIARSLTLVYTKGALISPLPKGFQFLGSGYLFHELFSLPIIITLFIYIIAYVVLSRTAFGRRIYAIGGNEEASRLSGINVSLYKLYIYAISGMTAALGGLVMTARLNCAHPQAGLGYELDAIAAVVIGGTSLMGGEGGVGGTLIGALIMGVLNNGLNLLEVNPFWQQAVVGSLIIIAVLLDRLRKRRD; this is encoded by the coding sequence ATGGGAAATAAAGGAAAAAATGGCTATGCCTTTTTAAAACTCTCCATAGGAAGGGCAAGCACATTTCTTGTTTTCCTCTTCATCTGCCTCCTATTCTTCACTCTTGAGAGGATTTTCAGCCCAAATCCCCGCTTTCTTACCCTTGATAACATATCTAATATCCTTCGGCAGGTCTCTGTTTACGCTATATTGGCTGTGGGAGAAACCTTCGTCATACTCACCGCTGGGATAGACCTATCGGTTGGCTCCGTCCTAGCCCTCTGTGGAGCCATATCAGCTGGCTTATCCCTATCCCATCCCCTTTGGTTGGCGATTTTATCAGGTATATTGCTGGGGGTAGCGATTGGAACTTTTCAGGGGTTGATAATAGCCAAGGGAGGGGTGCCTCCCTTTGTCGCCACATTGGGAACTATGGCTATCGCTCGTAGCCTCACTTTAGTTTACACAAAGGGAGCCCTCATATCTCCACTGCCCAAAGGGTTCCAATTTCTGGGAAGCGGATATCTCTTCCATGAGCTTTTCTCCCTTCCCATTATCATAACCTTATTCATCTATATAATCGCTTATGTTGTTCTCTCACGCACTGCATTTGGGAGGAGGATTTACGCCATTGGAGGAAATGAGGAAGCGAGCAGGCTTTCGGGGATAAATGTCTCTCTTTACAAGCTCTACATATATGCGATAAGCGGTATGACTGCGGCGCTGGGAGGGTTAGTTATGACTGCGAGGCTCAACTGCGCCCATCCTCAAGCTGGGCTCGGTTATGAGCTTGACGCTATAGCGGCGGTTGTGATAGGCGGGACGAGTCTTATGGGAGGAGAAGGAGGGGTTGGTGGAACGCTGATAGGGGCTCTCATAATGGGAGTGTTGAATAACGGACTTAATTTGCTTGAAGTAAATCCGTTTTGGCAGCAAGCGGTTGTGGGTTCCCTAATCATCATCGCCGTCCTTTTAGATAGGTTGAGAAAAAGGAGAGATTGA
- a CDS encoding substrate-binding domain-containing protein: MKRWILYLIACSFIPLLFFGCAKKKEKEIVLGYSTPALNNTFWIRVTNGIKEECAKKGVKVIVADAQDNPYKQLNDVDDLIQKKVDALLISPYESDPIVPAVQSANKANIPVIIVDIGTSGGEYASLIISDNIKGGRLAGEYMVKALNGKGKVAHIQCQLGAVNAQKRGQGFEEALKGSNVQVVVKRPADSRRDKALQVMEDILQRHPDLDGVFAQNDEMALGALQAIEAAGKLGKIKVIGFDGNKDALEAIKEGKMLATVAQQPEEMGKMAVDIALKVLKGEKVEKNIYVPVKLVTKENVDEFLSKFK, encoded by the coding sequence ATGAAAAGATGGATATTATATCTTATCGCTTGTTCTTTTATTCCCTTGCTCTTCTTTGGGTGTGCCAAGAAAAAGGAAAAGGAAATCGTTTTGGGGTATTCAACGCCAGCCCTTAATAACACTTTCTGGATTAGGGTTACCAATGGAATAAAAGAAGAATGCGCCAAAAAGGGAGTTAAGGTCATCGTCGCAGATGCACAGGATAATCCATATAAACAGCTAAACGATGTTGACGACCTAATTCAGAAGAAAGTTGATGCCCTCCTCATATCCCCCTACGAAAGCGACCCCATAGTTCCCGCGGTGCAATCGGCAAATAAGGCAAACATTCCCGTGATTATTGTTGATATAGGAACTAGCGGTGGGGAATATGCCTCCCTCATCATCTCGGATAACATAAAGGGAGGAAGACTTGCTGGCGAATATATGGTCAAGGCTCTGAATGGAAAGGGGAAAGTAGCTCATATTCAGTGCCAGCTGGGAGCAGTTAACGCCCAAAAGAGAGGACAAGGTTTTGAAGAGGCTTTGAAGGGAAGCAATGTGCAAGTGGTGGTAAAGCGTCCCGCTGATTCCCGCAGGGATAAAGCGTTGCAAGTTATGGAGGATATCCTTCAAAGACATCCTGATTTGGACGGCGTCTTCGCCCAAAACGACGAGATGGCTCTCGGCGCCCTTCAAGCGATAGAAGCTGCGGGAAAGCTGGGAAAGATAAAAGTTATAGGATTTGACGGAAACAAAGATGCCCTTGAGGCGATAAAGGAAGGAAAGATGCTCGCTACAGTCGCGCAACAGCCGGAGGAAATGGGCAAAATGGCAGTTGATATAGCCTTGAAGGTCTTGAAAGGCGAAAAGGTGGAGAAAAATATTTATGTCCCAGTAAAGCTCGTCACGAAGGAAAATGTTGACGAGTTCCTTAGCAAGTTCAAGTGA
- a CDS encoding DJ-1/PfpI family protein: MRRIAVGIILFILTLVCIAGWSITHIEKPKVLIVIAQRDFQQIEYSTSREALEKNGFAIVVASNSKKEAIGMDGKTKVRPNISIKEAKEKDYLGIVIVGGSGSPKYLWNNKELLKLVKAMNEKKKVVSAICLSPAVLAKADILKGKEATIYPSPDALKVFKEKGVKYKDKPVIRADNIITGRDPKAAKFFAQEVVKALKEKLPH; the protein is encoded by the coding sequence ATGAGGAGGATAGCGGTAGGAATTATTTTGTTTATTCTCACCTTGGTTTGCATTGCGGGGTGGTCAATCACCCATATAGAGAAGCCTAAGGTGCTCATAGTGATAGCCCAGAGGGATTTCCAGCAGATAGAATATAGCACCTCAAGGGAAGCGTTGGAGAAAAACGGTTTCGCTATTGTAGTTGCGAGCAACAGCAAAAAGGAAGCGATTGGAATGGATGGGAAAACAAAGGTTCGCCCTAATATATCAATTAAGGAAGCCAAAGAGAAGGATTATCTTGGGATAGTGATAGTGGGAGGAAGCGGGTCACCGAAATATCTATGGAACAACAAGGAGCTTTTGAAATTGGTCAAGGCCATGAATGAGAAAAAGAAGGTTGTCTCCGCTATCTGCTTATCTCCCGCTGTTCTCGCTAAAGCGGATATATTGAAGGGTAAGGAAGCAACAATCTATCCCTCCCCCGATGCCTTGAAGGTCTTTAAGGAGAAAGGAGTTAAATATAAGGATAAGCCAGTTATCAGGGCGGATAATATCATCACAGGAAGGGACCCCAAGGCAGCGAAATTCTTCGCTCAGGAAGTAGTGAAAGCCCTAAAAGAGAAACTACCTCATTAA
- a CDS encoding GNAT family N-acetyltransferase produces MKLLKGLDIRKLNKDDAEVLKEFFSSLSPSTIRLFSFNPLPLDHAFLFAQRDDITCFIATIDGRIVGYVWWEPNSSPMPTLGICVRDEYQGNGIGKALLGRLIEEARRQNKRGLRLTVMKENKIAISLYLGAGFKPVAEYVDNRGPSLIMKLELD; encoded by the coding sequence ATGAAGCTGTTAAAAGGATTAGATATAAGAAAATTGAATAAAGACGATGCGGAGGTTCTTAAAGAGTTTTTCTCGTCCCTTTCTCCCTCCACCATCCGCCTTTTCTCCTTCAACCCCCTTCCTCTCGATCATGCTTTTCTTTTCGCCCAGAGAGACGATATAACTTGCTTCATCGCAACGATTGATGGGCGGATAGTGGGTTATGTTTGGTGGGAACCTAACTCCTCTCCTATGCCAACTCTCGGCATTTGCGTTCGGGACGAATATCAGGGCAATGGGATAGGGAAAGCTCTATTAGGACGCCTAATAGAGGAAGCAAGGCGACAGAATAAGAGAGGTTTGAGGCTGACGGTTATGAAGGAGAACAAGATAGCGATTTCCCTCTATCTTGGCGCTGGCTTCAAGCCAGTCGCCGAATATGTAGATAATAGAGGTCCCTCCTTAATTATGAAGCTTGAGCTGGATTAA
- a CDS encoding DUF2993 domain-containing protein translates to MKETLLYVALLFLLDKALLRPSSIENKIKDVFLSYVGGAEEIKVDVELAPFPRDLLGRIEKAEVEMRGFKTETLPITITPKKVMAGKISMLRFEGSDIRYKDIPIKSVSLNLSDLKFNLPRLLVHRKMQFIGAGKGKVSLVLEEEAINEVMKGKANIQLLKDKIKVSLNVGYPPIAIPIEIYGKLEGRGDKIYFVQPTGEILLLPIPQSLLQLAVDRLNPVLDISTLIPFTIPVKIEDIVVEEGEISVFCEVDLSKFGK, encoded by the coding sequence ATGAAGGAGACGCTCCTTTATGTTGCCCTTCTTTTTTTGTTGGATAAAGCCCTCCTTCGTCCCTCTTCAATAGAAAACAAGATAAAGGATGTCTTCTTATCCTATGTTGGAGGTGCGGAGGAGATAAAAGTTGATGTTGAGCTCGCGCCGTTCCCCCGCGATTTGCTCGGAAGGATAGAGAAAGCGGAAGTAGAGATGCGGGGATTCAAAACCGAGACTCTCCCCATAACTATCACGCCCAAGAAAGTAATGGCAGGAAAGATAAGCATGCTGAGATTTGAGGGGAGCGATATAAGGTATAAGGATATTCCCATAAAAAGCGTTTCCCTTAACCTTTCCGATTTGAAATTTAATCTTCCTAGGCTCCTTGTTCATAGGAAGATGCAGTTCATTGGGGCGGGAAAGGGAAAAGTAAGTCTCGTTTTAGAGGAGGAAGCAATCAACGAGGTTATGAAGGGAAAGGCGAATATTCAGCTTCTAAAGGATAAAATAAAGGTTAGCTTAAATGTGGGATATCCTCCAATAGCAATCCCCATAGAGATATATGGGAAATTGGAGGGGAGGGGCGATAAAATCTATTTCGTCCAGCCAACCGGAGAGATTCTATTGCTTCCCATTCCTCAAAGCCTTCTTCAATTAGCTGTTGATAGATTGAATCCCGTCCTTGACATCTCTACTTTAATCCCTTTCACGATACCAGTGAAGATAGAGGATATTGTGGTAGAGGAAGGGGAAATAAGCGTTTTCTGTGAGGTAGATTTGAGCAAGTTTGGAAAATGA
- a CDS encoding ABC transporter ATP-binding protein, which produces MLKVENIDVYYDAVRALRGVSFEVKEGEIFALLGANGAGKTTTLRTISGLLIPKAGRIFFKGEDITYLPIEARVRRGISQVPEGRRVFSKLTVEENLLLGGYTKEKAIKKNLEVVFSLFPILKERLKQLAGTLSGGEQQMLSIARALMSEPTLLLLDEPSLGLAPLLVRNIFGYIKEINEERGITILLVEQNAHMALQIAHRAALLQQGEIVLEGSADELKDIDAIKSVYLGG; this is translated from the coding sequence ATGCTGAAGGTAGAGAACATAGATGTTTACTATGATGCTGTTAGGGCATTAAGAGGAGTCTCCTTTGAGGTGAAGGAGGGAGAAATCTTCGCCCTTTTGGGGGCAAATGGAGCGGGAAAGACGACGACTTTGAGGACGATCAGCGGTCTCCTTATTCCCAAGGCAGGGCGGATATTCTTCAAGGGCGAGGATATCACCTATTTACCAATTGAGGCGAGGGTGAGGAGGGGGATATCGCAGGTGCCTGAGGGAAGGAGGGTCTTCTCAAAGCTGACCGTTGAGGAGAATCTGCTTTTGGGTGGCTATACCAAGGAAAAGGCGATAAAGAAGAATCTTGAAGTGGTTTTCTCTCTCTTCCCGATTTTGAAGGAGAGGCTTAAACAACTCGCCGGCACATTGAGCGGTGGAGAGCAACAGATGTTATCAATAGCGAGAGCTTTAATGAGCGAGCCCACTCTTCTTCTCCTTGATGAGCCATCTCTTGGGCTTGCTCCCCTTCTTGTCAGGAACATCTTCGGCTATATCAAAGAGATAAACGAGGAGAGGGGGATAACGATTCTTCTCGTTGAGCAAAACGCTCATATGGCTTTGCAGATAGCCCATAGAGCTGCCCTCCTTCAGCAAGGGGAAATCGTTCTTGAGGGAAGTGCGGATGAGTTGAAGGATATTGATGCGATTAAGAGCGTATATCTTGGGGGTTAA
- a CDS encoding ABC transporter ATP-binding protein, whose translation MKEAILEVENLTVRFGGLIALKGVSFSVFPGEVLGIIGPNGAGKTTLFNAITGAVIPQEGKIVFEGKDITSLPPHKRARLGIARTFQNLRLFSHLSVIDNVKLPVGSPYPAIAPPLLLPSFRKGEETLNKIALELLEKLELKQYKDRPAKVLPYGERKKLEIARALALKPKLLLLDEPAAGLSHQEAVSLMEELQRLRGEFKLTIILIEHNMRMIMGYCERIIALNYGEVIAEGTPEEVANNPAVIEAYLGEQE comes from the coding sequence ATGAAAGAGGCGATTTTGGAAGTTGAAAATTTAACTGTTAGATTCGGCGGGCTGATTGCCCTAAAGGGCGTGTCTTTCTCCGTTTTCCCTGGAGAGGTTTTGGGGATTATTGGACCAAATGGAGCAGGCAAGACAACCCTCTTCAATGCAATCACTGGCGCGGTTATCCCTCAAGAGGGGAAAATCGTTTTTGAGGGGAAAGACATAACCTCTCTTCCACCCCATAAAAGAGCTCGTCTCGGCATAGCAAGAACATTTCAGAACCTTCGTCTTTTCTCCCACCTTTCCGTCATTGATAATGTCAAGCTCCCGGTAGGTTCTCCCTATCCCGCAATCGCACCGCCCTTACTACTGCCCTCCTTCCGCAAGGGAGAGGAAACGCTAAACAAAATTGCTCTTGAGCTTCTTGAGAAATTGGAATTGAAGCAATATAAGGATAGACCTGCCAAAGTTTTGCCCTATGGAGAGAGGAAGAAGCTGGAGATAGCGAGGGCGCTTGCCTTGAAGCCCAAATTGCTCCTATTAGATGAGCCAGCTGCTGGTCTAAGCCATCAGGAAGCTGTCTCCCTGATGGAGGAACTCCAGAGATTGAGAGGGGAATTCAAGTTGACAATAATTTTGATTGAACATAATATGAGAATGATAATGGGCTATTGCGAGAGGATAATAGCTTTGAATTATGGGGAGGTAATTGCCGAGGGGACACCCGAGGAAGTAGCAAACAATCCCGCCGTTATAGAGGCGTATTTAGGTGAGCAGGAGTAA
- a CDS encoding branched-chain amino acid ABC transporter permease, which produces MSKRALIIFLLSIPFLFILNYFLSNPSLFSPYALQIIVLMGINAILAISWDLIAGVTGQFSIGHAGFMAIGAYSSAFLTLNYHIPLIFAILFSAFLSLLAGFLVGIPSLRLRGDYLAIATLGFGEIVRVAILNMNSLGGARGMKGIPILSSFFSVYFLLAISLWLCLSLLKSQQGRILLSIRENEVASQMMGVDIVRYKVLAFAFSACLAGIAGALYAHWTSFIHPDSFTFMKSIEIILMGVIGGMGTIYGAAIGGAIVTLLPEGLRLLLEQNPLLYQNKEFIRMLFFASLLMIFIILRPQGIFGKKE; this is translated from the coding sequence ATGAGCAAAAGGGCGCTTATAATTTTCCTTCTTTCCATACCTTTTCTCTTCATTCTGAACTATTTTCTCTCCAATCCCTCCCTCTTCAGCCCTTATGCCCTCCAGATAATCGTGCTTATGGGGATAAACGCGATATTAGCGATAAGCTGGGACTTAATCGCTGGCGTAACCGGGCAGTTCTCAATAGGGCATGCAGGATTTATGGCTATAGGTGCCTATTCCTCAGCCTTCCTCACCTTGAACTACCACATACCGCTTATTTTCGCAATATTGTTCTCCGCTTTCCTTTCCCTGCTCGCCGGTTTCCTCGTTGGTATACCCTCGCTTCGCCTAAGAGGGGATTATCTTGCTATAGCCACTCTAGGCTTCGGGGAGATAGTTAGGGTTGCCATATTGAATATGAATAGCCTTGGCGGAGCGAGGGGGATGAAGGGAATTCCTATCCTTTCCTCTTTCTTCTCCGTCTATTTCCTCCTGGCAATTTCCCTCTGGCTATGCCTTTCCCTTCTGAAATCTCAGCAAGGCAGAATACTTCTGTCAATAAGAGAGAATGAGGTTGCCTCTCAGATGATGGGGGTGGATATAGTGAGATACAAGGTCCTAGCTTTTGCCTTCAGCGCCTGCCTCGCTGGGATAGCTGGAGCACTTTACGCCCACTGGACATCCTTCATCCATCCCGATTCGTTTACATTTATGAAATCAATTGAGATAATATTGATGGGCGTTATAGGTGGTATGGGAACAATCTATGGAGCAGCTATCGGCGGAGCGATTGTCACTCTCCTACCGGAGGGATTGAGGCTTCTCTTGGAGCAGAATCCCCTCCTATATCAAAATAAGGAGTTCATTAGGATGTTATTCTTCGCCTCCCTGCTTATGATATTCATCATTCTGAGACCCCAAGGGATTTTCGGCAAAAAGGAATGA
- a CDS encoding branched-chain amino acid ABC transporter permease has product MNIFIQQLVNGLAWGGIYALISIGYTMVYGVMQLINFAHGDVFMAGAFAGLVVANLLPNKTSFPSVVLVFLSAMLFSTFLGILIERFGYRSLWRKKAPRLSLLIVAVSISLLLENGGLFIFGAAPRSFPQIIPLKNYSVGGILFTNLQLLIILTSLFLMGILHIIVMRTKMGRAMRAVAEDSEMSALLGIPRERILSFTFALGSSLAGIAGVMVALYTPQINPLMGLLPGLKAFVAAVLGGIGSIPGAMLGGFVLGEAETLVSAYLSSSYRDLFAFLVLILILLFRPQGLLGKGVVEKI; this is encoded by the coding sequence ATGAACATCTTTATCCAGCAGTTGGTAAATGGGTTAGCCTGGGGAGGTATATATGCTTTAATCTCAATCGGCTATACTATGGTTTATGGGGTAATGCAGTTGATTAATTTCGCCCATGGGGATGTATTTATGGCGGGAGCTTTTGCTGGATTAGTTGTCGCAAATCTTCTCCCAAACAAAACCTCCTTTCCCAGTGTTGTTTTGGTTTTCCTCTCAGCGATGCTTTTCTCCACATTTCTGGGTATTCTCATAGAGAGATTTGGCTATCGCTCTCTATGGCGGAAGAAGGCTCCACGCCTTTCCCTCCTGATTGTCGCTGTCTCAATATCCCTTTTATTGGAAAACGGTGGACTCTTCATCTTTGGTGCTGCTCCTCGCTCCTTCCCCCAGATAATCCCTTTGAAAAATTATTCCGTCGGCGGTATCCTCTTCACCAATCTCCAGCTACTCATCATTCTAACCTCTCTCTTTCTTATGGGGATTCTCCATATCATAGTGATGAGGACGAAGATGGGAAGGGCTATGCGAGCTGTTGCGGAGGACAGCGAGATGTCCGCCCTCTTAGGGATACCGCGGGAGAGAATCCTCTCCTTCACTTTCGCCCTCGGCTCCTCCTTGGCTGGAATAGCTGGCGTTATGGTAGCCCTATATACACCCCAAATCAATCCCCTTATGGGACTTCTGCCGGGGTTGAAGGCTTTTGTTGCCGCAGTTTTGGGGGGAATAGGAAGCATACCGGGAGCTATGTTGGGAGGCTTCGTGCTCGGTGAGGCGGAGACTCTGGTATCAGCCTATCTCTCATCAAGCTATAGAGACCTCTTCGCTTTCCTCGTCCTCATCCTCATTCTCCTTTTCCGTCCCCAAGGACTTCTTGGCAAGGGTGTGGTGGAGAAGATATGA
- a CDS encoding ABC transporter substrate-binding protein: MRRALVIPLLSAIFLAVFLSSCGKKQEETTVKIGVILPLTGLQSTFGQSVRKGVELALEEINRAGGILGKQVECIIEDDESKSDEAQTVAMKLITKDKVHLIIGEVVSSSTLAIAPLCQRYKIPLITPSATNVDVTKTGDFVFRTCFIDDFQGSALARFAIENLKSKRAAILKDVKSDYSLGLASAFANTFKEMGGEIVNEQAYTAGDTDFRTQLTSIKASDPDLIFIPGYYTEVGLIIRQARELSIKAMLLGGDGWDSPKLIEIAGANAEGTYYGTHFSPVEKEPRVQEFVSAFKKKYNEEPDALAALGYDTLRLVADAIKRAGTTDSEKVKEQLASTTNFPGVTGDITIDENRNAQKPIVILKIEQQKPIYFATIKP; the protein is encoded by the coding sequence TTGAGGCGAGCTTTGGTGATACCTCTTCTATCCGCTATCTTTCTCGCTGTTTTCCTCTCAAGCTGTGGCAAAAAACAGGAAGAGACAACCGTTAAGATTGGGGTTATTCTTCCTCTAACAGGGCTGCAATCAACTTTTGGTCAATCCGTGAGGAAGGGTGTGGAGCTTGCGCTTGAGGAGATAAATAGAGCGGGTGGCATCTTGGGAAAGCAGGTTGAATGTATAATTGAAGATGACGAAAGCAAGTCGGACGAAGCACAGACCGTTGCTATGAAGCTAATCACCAAGGACAAGGTTCACCTCATAATAGGTGAAGTTGTAAGCTCCTCCACTCTCGCTATTGCCCCTCTTTGTCAAAGATATAAAATCCCCCTCATCACACCTTCCGCAACGAATGTTGATGTTACCAAGACAGGCGATTTCGTGTTCCGCACTTGTTTTATAGACGATTTTCAGGGCTCTGCCCTCGCTCGCTTTGCCATTGAGAATCTCAAATCCAAAAGAGCAGCCATTTTGAAGGATGTTAAGAGCGATTACAGCTTGGGGCTCGCCTCTGCTTTCGCAAATACATTCAAGGAAATGGGTGGGGAAATAGTCAATGAGCAAGCCTATACGGCGGGTGATACGGATTTCCGCACCCAACTCACTTCAATTAAAGCAAGCGATCCCGATTTGATATTTATCCCGGGATATTATACCGAAGTTGGCTTAATAATTCGTCAAGCAAGGGAGCTTTCAATAAAGGCAATGCTTTTGGGTGGTGATGGCTGGGATTCACCGAAGTTGATAGAGATAGCGGGAGCGAATGCGGAGGGAACATATTACGGAACCCATTTCTCCCCTGTGGAAAAAGAGCCACGAGTGCAGGAATTCGTTTCTGCATTTAAGAAGAAATACAACGAGGAGCCCGACGCTTTAGCCGCATTAGGTTATGATACCCTTCGCCTTGTGGCTGATGCGATTAAGAGGGCGGGAACGACAGATAGCGAAAAGGTGAAGGAGCAGTTGGCAAGCACTACTAACTTCCCAGGAGTAACAGGCGATATAACGATAGATGAAAACAGGAATGCCCAAAAGCCAATCGTCATCTTAAAGATAGAGCAACAAAAGCCCATTTATTTCGCGACCATCAAGCCCTAA